One Mycolicibacterium fortuitum subsp. fortuitum genomic window carries:
- a CDS encoding aminotransferase class I/II-fold pyridoxal phosphate-dependent enzyme, producing MSFQSLGRDDLLAQHELQQRNYADLQAKKLSLDLTRGKPAPEQLDLSNALLSLPGSDKDSFRDRTGTDTRNYGGLHGLPELREIFGELLGIPVQNLIAGNNASLEMMHDVIVFSLLHGGVDSVRPWVQEPVVKFLCPSPGYDRHFAITESFGIEMIAVPMREDGPDVDLIEELVAADPAIKGMWCVPVYGNPTGVTYSWEVVRRLVQMRTAANDFRLMWDNAYAVHTLTDEFVRQVDVLGLAEAAGNPNRPLVFASTSKITFAGAGVSFLGGSLGNIAWYLQHAGKKSIGPDKINQLRHSRFFGDADGVRLQMQRHRQLIAPKFALVAEILEDRLGESKIASWTDPKGGYFVSLDVWPGTAKRTVALAKDAGIAVTEAGSAFPYRKDPEDKNIRIAPTFPSLADVREAIDGLATCALLAATEHLLR from the coding sequence GTGTCGTTCCAGTCCCTTGGCCGCGACGATCTGCTCGCGCAGCATGAACTCCAACAGCGCAACTACGCCGACTTGCAGGCGAAGAAACTGAGCCTGGACCTGACCCGAGGCAAGCCGGCGCCCGAGCAGTTGGATCTGTCCAACGCGCTGCTGTCGCTGCCCGGCTCGGACAAAGACTCCTTCCGCGACCGCACGGGCACCGACACCCGCAACTACGGGGGCCTGCACGGGCTGCCCGAGCTGCGCGAGATCTTCGGCGAGCTGCTCGGCATCCCGGTGCAGAACCTGATCGCGGGCAACAACGCGAGCCTGGAGATGATGCACGACGTCATCGTGTTCTCGCTGTTGCACGGTGGGGTGGATTCGGTCCGGCCCTGGGTCCAGGAACCCGTGGTCAAGTTCCTCTGCCCCTCGCCCGGCTACGACCGCCACTTCGCGATCACCGAGTCCTTCGGGATCGAGATGATCGCGGTGCCCATGCGTGAGGACGGCCCCGACGTCGACCTGATCGAAGAGCTCGTCGCGGCCGACCCGGCGATCAAGGGCATGTGGTGTGTGCCGGTCTACGGCAACCCGACCGGGGTCACCTACTCCTGGGAAGTCGTCCGTCGGCTCGTCCAAATGCGCACGGCGGCAAACGATTTCCGGTTGATGTGGGACAACGCCTATGCCGTTCACACGCTGACCGACGAGTTCGTCCGCCAGGTCGACGTGCTGGGTCTGGCCGAGGCGGCCGGTAACCCGAACCGTCCGCTGGTGTTCGCCTCGACCTCCAAGATCACCTTCGCCGGGGCCGGGGTCAGCTTCCTGGGCGGTTCTCTGGGCAACATCGCCTGGTACCTGCAGCACGCGGGCAAGAAGTCGATCGGGCCGGACAAGATCAACCAGCTGCGCCACAGCCGTTTCTTCGGCGACGCCGACGGGGTGCGGTTGCAGATGCAGCGCCATCGCCAGCTGATCGCGCCCAAGTTCGCCCTGGTCGCCGAGATTCTCGAAGACCGGTTGGGTGAGTCGAAGATCGCGTCGTGGACCGACCCCAAGGGCGGATACTTCGTCAGCCTCGACGTGTGGCCGGGCACGGCCAAGCGCACGGTCGCCCTGGCCAAGGACGCCGGTATCGCGGTGACCGAGGCGGGTTCGGCATTTCCGTACCGCAAGGACCCCGAGGACAAGAACATCCGCATCGCCCCGACGTTCCCGTCGCTGGCCGATGTGCGTGAGGCGATCGACGGCCTGGCCACTTGTGCGCTGCTGGCCGCGACCGAGCACCTTCTGCGTTGA
- a CDS encoding S1C family serine protease — MSKVSSHPFRTIVAVAVTAAAAVIAPIAPAVAAPGDPETVAAQVEPSVARIDTIVDYQQAYGIGTGIVLSPNGEVLTNYHVVQGANSITATVGGQRFPADLIGYDRQNDIAVLQLHGAAGLPPAPIGDSAALAPGHPVVALGNAGGSGAPLTREIGTVSAFNRTVNAEDELTGTSDEINGLFEFAAPVRAGDSGGPVVNDAGQVVGMTTAASVNFRMGPGGKGFAIPINDAMAIAGQIRSRTPSGSVHIGPPTLLGVGVRTAQRQSGGVIVQDVIAGGPAAAAGLIPGDVLTTIDNTPLDSARTLTLVLDRHYPGDVVGLTWLDQAGQQHTGKATLAAGP, encoded by the coding sequence ATGAGCAAAGTGAGCTCACATCCGTTCAGAACGATCGTCGCGGTGGCAGTGACCGCCGCGGCGGCCGTTATCGCCCCGATCGCGCCCGCCGTCGCCGCACCCGGCGACCCGGAGACGGTGGCCGCCCAGGTCGAACCGTCGGTGGCCCGGATCGACACGATCGTGGATTACCAACAGGCCTACGGAATCGGCACCGGCATCGTGCTGTCGCCGAACGGTGAGGTGCTGACCAATTATCACGTCGTTCAGGGGGCCAACTCGATCACCGCCACGGTCGGCGGTCAGCGGTTCCCCGCCGACCTGATCGGCTACGACCGGCAGAACGACATCGCCGTCCTGCAACTGCATGGTGCGGCCGGTCTGCCACCGGCCCCGATCGGCGATTCGGCGGCGCTCGCGCCGGGCCATCCCGTCGTTGCGCTGGGTAATGCCGGCGGCAGCGGTGCGCCCCTGACCCGCGAGATCGGCACCGTCAGCGCGTTCAACCGCACCGTCAATGCCGAAGACGAGCTCACCGGCACCAGTGACGAGATCAACGGTCTCTTCGAGTTCGCCGCACCTGTGCGTGCCGGGGATTCGGGCGGTCCCGTGGTCAACGACGCGGGGCAGGTCGTGGGTATGACGACGGCCGCGTCGGTGAACTTCCGAATGGGTCCCGGCGGCAAGGGTTTCGCGATCCCGATCAACGACGCGATGGCCATCGCGGGGCAGATCCGCTCCCGCACCCCGTCGGGATCGGTGCACATCGGGCCGCCCACCCTGCTCGGTGTCGGTGTGCGCACCGCGCAGCGCCAGAGCGGCGGCGTGATCGTCCAGGACGTCATCGCCGGCGGCCCGGCCGCCGCTGCGGGTCTGATCCCCGGCGACGTACTCACCACCATCGACAACACTCCGCTGGATTCGGCGCGCACCCTGACGCTGGTCCTCGACCGGCACTACCCCGGCGACGTGGTCGGACTGACCTGGCTGGACCAGGCCGGCCAGCAGCACACCGGCAAGGCCACACTGGCCGCCGGGCCGTAA